The DNA segment TGGCGGTTGCCGGGCGTGGGATGGCGCGACAATCAGGGCGTGTGTTTGGCGCTGCGCGATATAGGGGGGATGCGGGCACTTGAGGGGGCACAACGGTTGGGCAAAGGCGGGCTTTGGGGCGCGGGCAAGATCAAATCTTGCGCCAGTGTCAAGCAGTTAGGCTGGCATTGGCCTGCGGAATCAAAGCGTAAATTATGCGCAATTTATGAACGGTATATTGCGTGTTCCCTCGCATCGTGGCCGGATTTCCAGCCCGATTCTGCGCCGCGCTGTACGCAAACTGCCGATTTCCCCGGCAAGCCTGCTGCAAATTGCATGTTTCGTAATCAACTTGGCTGTCGGGCAAAAAAAAGGCCGAGCAGATGCTCGGCCAAAGTCCAACAGGGAGGTAAGACACACGGCAAAAGCCGCCAGTGCCTTGACCCCAATTAAATTATTGCTCATCCATTACGCAAGTTAAATTATGTTGCGCCTGCGACATTGCCGCTATGCGTTGCAATCATGTCTCAGGGAGGTCACGGGTGGCAAGTGGCGATTTACGCCTGTGTCACGATTGCCGTGCGCGCCGATAGGCCACGATTTCCTCGACGACAAAATCCCGAAACGCACTGATCCTGCGCGAATGGCGCAGCTCTTCAGGATAGGCCAGAAACACCGGAATGTCCCCGCTCGCCACTTCAGGCAAGACATGGACCAGTTCGGGGAAATCCTCGGACACGTAATCAGGCAGCACGCCGATCCCCAGATGGTTCAGCACGGCTTGCAGCACACCGAAGTAATTGTTCACTGTGAAACTGGAGCGCAACGGGCGCGCCGTCAACTCTCGGATAAGTTGCGCGCCGACACTGACCTGCGCCGATGTGATGTTTTGCGAAATCAGACGGAAATCGGCCAGATCATCCAGCGTCGTCGGTGTGCCGTTCGATCGCAAATATTCTGCCGACGCATAAAGGCGCATGTTTACCGTCATCAGGCGTTTGCGGATCAGGTCGGCCTGACTGGGTTCCTTCATGCGGATGGCCACATCGGCCTCGCGCATCGGCAGGTCGAGCACGCGCTCTTCCAGCATCAGGTCAATCTTCAGTTCAGGATATTGCGCATAGAGCGAGGGCAGGCGCGGGGCCAGAAACAACGTGCCAAAGCCGGTCGTCGTGGTGACGCGCAACTCTCCATACACTTCGTCTTCGGCATCGCGGATGCGCGCGGCGGCTGATTCAAGCGTGCGGCTCATTGCTTTGGTCGCCTCAAACAGCAATTCGCCCTGTTCTGTCAGGATCAGCCCGCGCGCGTGACGGTGGAACAGAATCGAATCAAGCCCCTCTTCCAGCGCGCGAATTTGCCGGCTGACAGCGGATTGCGACAGTTTAAGTGTTTCACCAGCATGGGTCAGGCTGCCTGCATCGGCAACCGCGTGAAATATTCTAAGCTTGTCCCAGTCCATGGCGAAACATCCAAAAACGCGTTTCCGCAAACATATTCGAATCGTTCTACGGGTTTTTGCCTGATCACAAAAGCGCTTTACTTGAAAAATCTGCTTTGTAGGTCAGAAATATTGACCTATGATCGTTTCATACGCAACAATGCAAAGGGGAGTGCAGATGCTGCGGCAGGACATCTCGCTGAACGACCGTTTCGATATCACGAAATCAACTGTGCTGATGAACGGCACGCAGGCATTGGTGCGCCTGATGCTGCAACAGGCCGCGCGCGACAAGGCTGCGGGGCTGAATACGGCAGGATTTGTGACAGGGTATCGCGGCTCTCCGCTGGGGGCGGTTGA comes from the Roseinatronobacter monicus genome and includes:
- a CDS encoding LysR family transcriptional regulator codes for the protein MDWDKLRIFHAVADAGSLTHAGETLKLSQSAVSRQIRALEEGLDSILFHRHARGLILTEQGELLFEATKAMSRTLESAAARIRDAEDEVYGELRVTTTTGFGTLFLAPRLPSLYAQYPELKIDLMLEERVLDLPMREADVAIRMKEPSQADLIRKRLMTVNMRLYASAEYLRSNGTPTTLDDLADFRLISQNITSAQVSVGAQLIRELTARPLRSSFTVNNYFGVLQAVLNHLGIGVLPDYVSEDFPELVHVLPEVASGDIPVFLAYPEELRHSRRISAFRDFVVEEIVAYRRARQS